The genomic region ACTAGAGGCAGATGTATATTTTACTGGTGATGAAATTCAACTAGCCTTACAAAAGGCTCTCGCTCAATTACCTAAAAGACAAAGCGAGATTTTTAAAATGCGTTATTATGATGAGGTTAAATTTAAAGATATTGCAGATTTGTTAGAATTAAGTGAAGGAGCTGTTAAGTCTAGCTATCATATTGCAGCAAAGAAGATTGAACAATTTATAAAACAAGATTAAACTATTTAAGAACTTAAGA from Nonlabens arenilitoris harbors:
- a CDS encoding RNA polymerase sigma factor; its protein translation is MYRIAYNESMTFLTKKGKQLQVNDTELQAHLVDQLEADVYFTGDEIQLALQKALAQLPKRQSEIFKMRYYDEVKFKDIADLLELSEGAVKSSYHIAAKKIEQFIKQD